The following coding sequences lie in one Microvirgula aerodenitrificans DSM 15089 genomic window:
- a CDS encoding carboxypeptidase regulatory-like domain-containing protein: MMKSTSKSLLAALVAGSLLSATALADDGALPPVQQADNIAYISGGIGSDEVAAIKAAARHYPLTIELAQASRTGGVFVADVDIAIRTAKGKKVFAANSSGPFMLVKLPPGSYRVEATLDGAARSQNVTIPARGSRHLTFVWPASAR; the protein is encoded by the coding sequence ATGATGAAATCCACTAGCAAATCGCTTCTCGCCGCCCTTGTGGCCGGCTCCCTGCTGTCAGCCACTGCGCTGGCCGACGACGGCGCCCTGCCGCCGGTACAGCAGGCTGACAATATCGCCTATATCAGCGGCGGTATCGGCAGTGACGAAGTTGCCGCCATCAAGGCCGCGGCCCGCCACTATCCCCTGACCATCGAACTGGCACAGGCGTCCCGCACCGGCGGCGTGTTTGTTGCCGACGTAGACATTGCCATCCGCACCGCCAAGGGCAAGAAAGTGTTCGCGGCCAACAGCAGCGGCCCGTTCATGCTGGTGAAGCTGCCACCGGGCAGCTATCGCGTCGAGGCCACGCTGGATGGCGCAGCCCGCAGCCAGAACGTGACCATTCCGGCCAGAGGCAGCCGCCACCTGACCTTTGTCTGGCCAGCCAGCGCCCGTTAA
- a CDS encoding DMT family transporter encodes MRYLVFVTLLWAVSFNLIGVFLAGRVDSDFAVLTRVLLAGLAFLPFLRWRGVPRPFIVGTVLAGAMQFGITYLLLYRAYGFLSVAEVLLFTIFTPVYITLINDALARRFSPWATASAIAAVLGSLIIRYDNLSGHFLTGFLLLQLANLTFAAGQVGYKHLVARYPSGQPQHRTFGFFFAGALLVALPSYLAFGNPARLPTDATQWGVLVFMGLGASALGFYLWNKGACLVDAGTLGIMNNMHIPAGLLINLLLWHSDANLPRLLAGAAVMLAALMLNLRFGDRDRIPVRA; translated from the coding sequence GTGCGCTATCTGGTTTTCGTCACCCTGCTCTGGGCCGTTTCATTCAATCTGATCGGCGTGTTTCTGGCCGGCCGGGTCGACAGCGACTTTGCCGTGCTGACCCGCGTGCTGCTGGCCGGGCTGGCTTTTCTGCCCTTTCTGCGCTGGCGCGGCGTACCGCGCCCCTTTATTGTCGGCACCGTGCTGGCCGGCGCAATGCAGTTCGGCATCACCTATCTGCTGCTGTATCGTGCTTACGGTTTTCTGAGCGTGGCGGAAGTGCTGCTGTTCACCATTTTCACCCCGGTCTACATCACGCTGATCAACGATGCCCTCGCCCGCCGCTTTTCACCATGGGCCACCGCCTCGGCCATCGCCGCCGTGCTCGGCTCGCTGATCATCCGCTACGACAATCTCAGCGGCCACTTCCTCACCGGTTTTCTGCTGCTGCAACTGGCCAATCTGACCTTTGCCGCCGGCCAGGTCGGCTACAAGCACCTGGTGGCGCGCTACCCGAGCGGCCAGCCGCAGCACCGCACCTTCGGCTTCTTCTTTGCCGGTGCGCTGCTGGTTGCCCTGCCGTCGTACCTGGCGTTCGGCAATCCGGCCCGGCTGCCGACCGATGCCACGCAATGGGGCGTGCTGGTGTTCATGGGACTGGGCGCATCGGCGCTGGGCTTTTATCTGTGGAACAAGGGCGCCTGCCTGGTTGATGCCGGCACGCTCGGCATCATGAACAATATGCACATCCCGGCCGGGTTGCTGATCAACCTGCTGCTCTGGCACAGCGACGCCAATCTGCCACGCCTGCTGGCCGGTGCTGCCGTCATGCTTGCCGCCCTGATGCTGAACCTGCGCTTCGGCGATCGCGACCGGATACCGGTCAGGGCTTGA
- a CDS encoding cysteine-rich CWC family protein, whose product MPDTFSDPVPSPCVQRCQLDADGRYCLGCRRTRDEIAAWSTSTPAQQRAVWARLIAEPLPADSFCPRCGAGFSCGSGGQAGGCWCADLPQVLPPDAGSSCLCPSCLREHLADAHRQRGLPPPADG is encoded by the coding sequence ATGCCTGACACTTTTTCCGACCCCGTGCCGTCCCCGTGCGTACAGCGCTGCCAGCTCGATGCCGACGGGCGCTATTGCCTCGGTTGCCGGCGCACCCGTGACGAAATCGCCGCCTGGTCGACCAGCACGCCGGCACAGCAACGGGCGGTCTGGGCACGGCTGATTGCCGAACCGCTGCCGGCGGACAGCTTCTGCCCGCGCTGCGGTGCCGGCTTCTCCTGTGGCAGCGGCGGCCAGGCCGGCGGATGCTGGTGTGCCGACCTGCCGCAGGTCCTGCCACCGGATGCCGGCAGCAGTTGCCTGTGCCCGTCCTGTCTGCGCGAACATCTGGCCGATGCCCACCGGCAGCGCGGCCTGCCACCGCCGGCAGACGGTTGA